The Oncorhynchus nerka isolate Pitt River linkage group LG15, Oner_Uvic_2.0, whole genome shotgun sequence genome contains the following window.
ACATGGGGGCAGCATTTAGTACACAGTGACATAAGGGGTACATGGGGGCAGCATTTAGTACACAGTGATTGATGCTAAATAATGACTGATAACAGAGAGTTGAAAATAACTTCTCTATTGTGAGATGGAAATTTCACAAGTTGACAACAGCAATCTACAAGCTGACCAACCTGAGATCAGTATAAAGCGCCTGAGCTCTATGTACTCACTGTCTGGGCTGGCCCAGGGTAGGTCCCCTCCCCACTGAGTCCTGCATAGGAGAAGCTCACACGCACATCTCCCACCTAAACAAGCAAACAAAATCACCAAAGTTTTGAATAGAATGGATACAAGTGAATAGAATGGATATGAGTGTCATGAGCCTGTGCATACCAGCCTTTATGTGAAAAGTTATAAGTTTATGAAGGTGAGTTATTGTGTGAAAAACTGTAGGTTTGTGTTGGTGAGTCTGTAAAAAGCTATGCATTTGTGTATGCAAGTCATTGTAAAAAGCTCTGAAAAGATCTGATTTGGCATTTTGTCatgagtgtggggggggggggggggggaaatatccgaattgggctgcctgtttaAACGCAGCCATTGTGTTGAGAGTGACACTCACCTCTGGTCTGCGGGGGTGTTGGGTGTGGTAGAAGTAGTCCTCATCAACCGTGAGAAAGGAGTCAGAATCAGGGGCAGGGAGACCCTTCAGACTCAATGTCTGGAAGTTCTCAATCTGATCCACCAATCCTCAGGCGACAATAAAACAAATTAATCAATTACCCAATCATTAAGAATATCACTGGGATACAATTCAAAAAGGTTGTTAGACAAGCAATGGAGCTGCTAGCCTGTGTTCTGTAGATACCTTTGGAGAGCGAGAAAGGTCCAACCTGAACATCAGAAGCCACCACTGTTACACTCTCCACTGCCATGGCactgttaaaaaaataaacaatttaatttaaaaaaattcacCAGCATGTCAGGTAGAGATGACCAAATACCTCTGTACCAGTTCATCAACATAATACCGGCTGTAGTTGTGACTGAGTGAGACAgaaagaatgagacagaggacaAAATAATTGGAGTACCTCGGGTTGATGTGACCAATCTCTTTATCAAAGTTCCTGCTGTTGATAAGCTCTGCCTTCCACTCTGAATCTGAAGAAAGAGTTAGGATAAATTTGAAACATGTGTCGTGTTTATAGTACTTCCCTTATTATAGTACTTCACTGTGTGGtacacacaggaggttggtggtaccttaattggaggacgggctcatgggtAATggctggtttccatgtgtttgatgccatttcatgcacgccgttccagccattattatgagccatcttTCACTGGTCTGTACTTACTGTAGTTGTACGTAGTCTCAGTCTTGGACTCTCCATCCTCGTCATAGTCTCTGAGGAATGGTCAACTAGCAGGTTACAAATTCAAATATACACATCTAACACATGTAGCTGCCAAAACCCAACCCCGGTATTAATTCTGAATGAGTACGAGCTATGGattcctttaaaaaatatatataaacatttatttattttaaaatcgTCTGTTAAGTAGTGAGTGAACGAACAAAAGAACAAAAAAAATAAGATGTGCCTGAAAACCAGTTCAGCAAAGACAAAATGAGTGTTTACAGGCATACTAATAATTCAATATTAAACTGATTACGGCAATAGGCAGAGTATGgcagtcatgtaaacaccttactctgcgtCAGGTCATAACTGAAGTAAGCATATGCTGATTAAAGCACCTGGATTTCTAAGTAATCTTTTAAATGATTAGGAAATGTGAACCCCAAGAGTATATTTGACCTGTGCATGTGCACCAGACTAACGAGCCTCCCGCTCTTTTGCGCAAGTGAAGTGAGTTTCGGAAAATCTGAAAGTACAGTGCAGTTGGGAAGTATTCAAGTATTCAAGATattaaattgtttcccccccttctcaaatatacacacaataccccataatgacaaaacaaaaacaggttcataatttttagcaaatgtattaaaaatgtcaaactgaaatatcacatttattgtgttcttggtcacctccctgactaaggcccttctcccctgattgatcagtttggctgggcagccagttccaggaattgtgttgatggttccaaacttcttcctactaagaattatggaggccactctgttcttggggaccttcaatgctgcagacattttttggtacccttccccagatctgtgccttgacacaatcctgtcgtctcggagcgctacggacaattcctttgacctcatggcttgatttttgctgacatttactgtcaactgtgggacctacataagcaggtgtgtgcctttccaaaatcatgtccaatcaattgaatttaccccaggttgtctccaatcaagttgtagaaacatctcaaggacgatcaatggaaacaaggaTGCActggagctcaatttcaagtagtaaagggtctgaaaacatataaataaggtatgtttatttttaaacatttgcaaaaaattctaaaaacctgttttcactttgtcattatggggtattgtatgtagatcaaacattttttatttaatcaattttagaataaggctgtaacataataagTGGTCTGAACACATATGCATCTTCAAAAATAGTTCACATACAAACTCTATATGTCCGAACTCAGAATCTAACAGGCTTCACAATAATAATGGTCGCTGTGTGATTGCCGATTTTCGGCATTTATCAAAGTCCCAGCAGGTAGCTTGATTTCAACTGTGTCCATGTtaacaggattattagggaaattgttccttgcaaagcatgtaaaggTTTTAAATCAAATTATTACCTTTAATCTGAATATTGACAATAATCaaattattgtgtgcatgtaaacatacCCAGTGAAGGTTGGTAAAAAGAGATCAGTCAGTAACAGGTAACTGATGAGGagtgactgaatgactgactgatccctaaagattggaaagctgccgcagtcatccccctcatcaaagggggagacactctagacccaaactgatagaggcctatatctatcctaccctgcctttctaaggtcttcgaaagccaagttaaacagatcaccgaccatttcgaattccACCGTACCATCTCCGCtaagcaatctggtttccgagctggtcacgggtgcacctcagccacgctcaaggtcctaaacgatatcataaccgccatcgataaaatacaataCTGCACAGCCATATTTGTCGACCTGGCCaatgctttcgactctgtcaatcaccacattcttattggcagactcgacagccttggtttctcaaatgactgcctcacctggtccACCAACTACTtcccagacagagttcagtgtgtcaaatcagagggcctgttgtccggacctctggcaatctatgggggtgccacagggttcaattctcggtctactcttttctctgtatacatcaatgatgtcgctcttgctgctggtgattctctgatccacctctatgcagacgacaccattctgtatacctctggcccttctttggacactgttaacaaacctccagatgagcttcaatgccataactctccttccgtggcctccaactgctcttaaaatgcaagtaaaactaaatgcatgctcttcaaccgattgctgcccgcacctgcccaccaGACTAGCATCACtaatctggacggttctgactttgtagttgtccacatattctaggtgtctggttagactgtaaactctccttttgtactcacattaagcatcgcaaatccaaaattaaatctaaaagAAATCCGCTTcccatttcgcaacaaagcctgcttcactcatgctgccaaacatagcctcgtaaaactgaccatcctgccgatccttgactttggcgatgtcatttacaaaatatcctccaacactctactcgtcaaattggatgcagtctatcacagtgccattcgtttAGTCACGAAAGCCcgatatactacccaccactgcgacctgtatgatctcgccctcgcttcatatttgtcgccaaacccactggctccaggtcatctataagtctttgctaggtaaagcaccgccttatctcagctcaccatagcagcacccacccgtagtacgtgctccagcaggtatatttcactagtcacccccaaagccaattcctcctttggccacatttccttccagttctctgctgccaatgactggaacaaattgcaaaaatcactgaagctggagactcatatctccctcacgaactttaagcatcagctgtcagagtagcGTACAGATCATTGTAcctatacatagcccatctgtaaattgcccacacaactacctcatccccatattgttatttatttatatttgcgcctttgcaccccagtatctctacttgcacatctatcactccagtatttaattgctaaattgtaattattttgccactcagcctatttattgccttacctccctaatcttacttcatttgcatacactgtatatagtcttttctattgtgttattgactgtacgttggtttattccatgtgtaactctacgttgttttgtgttgcactgctttgctttatcttggccaggtcacagttgtaaatgagaacttgttctcaactggcctgcctggttaaataaaggtgaaataaattaataaaataaataatttatgATTGTGTGCACAAGGTTACATTATCATAGTCCTGTCCACCAGTTAGTCCAACCCtacatagtgccttcagaaagtattccccttgactttttccacactttgtggaaattgagattgtgtcacagACCTACAcaaaataacccataatgtcaaagtggaattatgtttttatacattttcacaaattaaagaaactgaaatgtcttgagtaaataagtgttcaacccctttgttatggcaagcctaaataagttgagtaaaaatatgcttaacaactcacataataagttgcatggactcactgtgtgcaataatagtgtttaacatgatatttgaatgactacctcaccgCTGTACTCCACACATAAAATGAACTGTAAAGTCCTTCAGTCGTGCAGTGAATTTCTAACAAATTCaatcaaagaccagggaggttttccaatgcctcgcaaagaagggcacctattggttgaTGGGTAAAAatgaaaaagcagacattgaatatccctttgagcatggggaGGTTATTAACTACATTGGGTGTTTTGATTCACCATcaacagtcactacaaagatacaggtgtccttcctaactcagttgccggagaggaaggaaaccactcagggatttcaccataactccaatggtgactttaaaacagttagagttgaatggctgtgataggggaaaactgtggatggatcaataacattgtagttactccacaatactaaccttaatgacagagtgaaaagtaaGCCTGTACAGTATAAAAgtattacaaaacatgcatcctgtttgcaataagacactaaagtaaaactgcaaagaatgtggcaaagaaatgaacttgaaatcctgaatacaaagggttatgtttggagcaaatccaacatcactgagttccactcttcatattttcaagcatggtgctagctgcatcatgttatgggtctgCTTGTAATAGGAAAGGGATTTTTTTAGGATAAACATAAAATGGaacagagctaagcacaggcaaaatcctaaaggaaaacctggttcagtctgctttccaacagacactgagagacaaattcgcctttcagcaggacaataacctaaaacaccaagccaaatatacactggagttgcttaccaagtcGACATGGAATGTTACTGAATGTCTTAGTTAAAGTTGCCCAAAAAATATagcaatacaaataaaattgCCTTCAAACGCTATAgcgagacttgaaaatggctaacttgacagagcttgaattttTTTAAAgcataatgtgcaaatattgtacaatccagttgTCAAAACTCTTATTATAGACTTACTCAAAGACTCACCGCtacaatcactgccaaaggtgattctaacatgtattaatTCAGGgatgtaaatgagatattacatttttaatacatttgccaacatttctaaaattatgttttcactttgtcattagggAAAGTtgtctagtcagttgtacaaccgaatgccttcaactgaaatgtgtcttccgcatttaacccaaccccctcaatcagagaggtgcggggggctgccataatcaacatccacatctttggcgcccggggaacagtgggttaactgccttgctctggggcagaacgacagatttttaccttgtcagctcgaggattcgatccagcaaccttttggttactggcccaaggctctaaccactaggctacctgcctacacAATGGGGTATGATGTGTAGATGCGtgcatgtttttatttatttaatccattttgaattcaggctgtaacacaacctaatgtggaataagtcaatgggGTATGAATCATTTCTGGATGCACTGTACCTACCAGATCATAAGACCCTGACTCACCTGCTCTCGCTGTACTCCACCCACTGGTACATCTCCACCTGTCTCTTCAGCTTCACCGCCTGCACCACCACTCTGTAGTTTGGGTCATGGAGAggctagagaggggaggaggacgtGATAACAGATTAAGATCAGGGATCATATCCACAGTGACTCAGAGTTGGAGTGCTGATCTTTTAGATCATAATAAATAAGaatatatggacagatcctagatcagcagcaCATACTCTGGAATGCTTTGTGGATGTAGGCCCAGTTAAAGACATGACAGATCAGAAAGAGGCTTAAGGGAACACTTCTGTAAAGCATTTGAGAAGTAGGAGAACTGAATAGTAAGTAGTAGGCCTATATTGGTTTATTATTACCCAAGAGTAACAGCAGCGCTCAGTTGAAACAGCACCTTTTATAGAATTTGGGCCTGGTGATGAGACTGGTAAGGGGAATAGTAATGCATAGTGGTAAGTATTGTAGGCCTATACCTGTAAGGTGCGCAGTGGGCCTGTCAGGTGAACCAGATGGTTGTTGTTATGGTCCAGTGGGCTGGAGTACAGGTGCAGGGACACTACCTGAGAGAGACCCTCATCCAGGGAGGTAGCCGTTCTCAGGGCCCTTCCCTGTGTGGGAAACCAACTGTTGGACTACTGGAGGCCTATACCTGCCAAATAGCCTAttatacacacactgcacacaactcAAATAAATGGTTTATTTGAAATGTGCCACCCCATGTAATTGTCATATTCCAGACATCTTTCGTTTCAATTATGCAATATTATAGAAATGTCCACTGACATAGACACTTAAACTgtgctgctacacacactgttTGAAACTACTCGCCTCATTGGTGAAGAGGACGTAAAAGGAGAGGGCGAACAGTACAACACCAGTAACTGTTCCGCCTGCGGTTTCACTCAGACGCTCCACGAAGCCGGGCTTGGAACGGCTGGTTGTCCGCGTGTGCTGGTCATGTTCTGCCGCTAACTGTGAGAAGGACAGAAGAAATAtgcagggcccggtttcccaaaagcattttaaatatgcactatgcagaaatcgctccgccatttcctggttgctaacgTTCCAATaattcgcctaatttcagtttatgtgaagAAACAAGCAAGTTTAGAGAATCATTATACCATCCAAACCGCGGACATTTTCCATAatcaaaaatattttattttcaacTGTCGTGAATTGTCCTGAACCGTCCTGAACCGCCTGTCCATCACTACTCACTTTTAGGGCTGTGTAGCTGGATGAAAATGAATATCAGAATGACTGATAAAATGCACGAAATTGCACTGATAAATGGCAAGGCTGGCTATGGTAAGGTTAATAAAGAAATAAAACTTACTGTTGGAGCCGACATTGTCCACGCCCAACCGTGTATCAGCAAAGAGATGAAGTTAAAGAAGTTTGCAGTTCGCTATTTACGTCCTTGATTCAAAATAGACTTGCAAGCATTAGCTGCCCGCGGATACTCAATTGGTCAAGCAAGAGACCTCAACACAATAAAGCAATAACTTGAAATACGCGTTTCGTGAAGTAAAATGACATTTGCCGTATTTTCTTGGGGATGCTGGGAAATGAAGGCATGCTGTCATGATGGCCCCGCCCAATCTGTCCGCTTGAGATAAGCATTTTTTTGTACGGAGGTCTATGAGAGAATGTCGATTAGAAGTTTCATAATGTTTAAGCTTTTACAAATGTACTGATAAAAGTGGATCCCCGCGGGAATTCTGGCAACGTTGAGAAAAACGACTTAGTTGTTGTGCCTGttgtcagtggtggaaaaagtacccaattttcatacttgagtaaaagtaaagacaccataatagaaaatgactcaagtaaaggtgaaagtcacccagtaaatactacttgagtgaaagtctgaaagtatttggttttaaatatacttaaagaaagtaaatgtaattgctaaaagtataaatcatttcaaatttctATGTTAAGCAAGCCAGGtgtcacaaatttcttgttatttttttgtaatttactga
Protein-coding sequences here:
- the LOC115142894 gene encoding transmembrane protein 43 — translated: MSAPTLAAEHDQHTRTTSRSKPGFVERLSETAGGTVTGVVLFALSFYVLFTNEGRALRTATSLDEGLSQVVSLHLYSSPLDHNNNHLVHLTGPLRTLQPLHDPNYRVVVQAVKLKRQVEMYQWVEYSESRDYDEDGESKTETTYNYNSEWKAELINSRNFDKEIGHINPSAMAVESVTVVASDVQVGPFSLSKGLVDQIENFQTLSLKGLPAPDSDSFLTVDEDYFYHTQHPRRPEVGDVRVSFSYAGLSGEGTYPGPAQTVSVVAMQSYDTLKPFRTKSGDTLEIIYLEELTAEEVFEREHNNNAMLTWALRAGGWLLMFLGISLMIRIIHTLVDWIPILRELISVGLKLFALCISCSLSLLTIASGWIFYRPLVAVGLIVMAVIPVVIARSRAPAKKHQ